From the genome of Cytobacillus firmus, one region includes:
- a CDS encoding VanZ family protein encodes MKKIIRLIMGISFLSYLCALTVLLFFISRGFWSDMQLIEYMKQSSNLVPFKTINGYILAISNGSMNLIIPIKNLAGNVAAFLPMGIFLPYFIKRLNRLKSFTITMTVMILSVEIIQLFTRRGSLDIDDFILNMIGALIGFGLWEAMTNRKVRKNAVNV; translated from the coding sequence ATGAAGAAAATAATAAGATTGATCATGGGAATTAGCTTTCTTTCTTACTTATGTGCCTTAACAGTATTACTCTTCTTTATATCGAGAGGATTCTGGTCAGACATGCAGTTAATCGAATATATGAAGCAATCCTCAAACCTCGTCCCCTTTAAAACCATTAATGGGTATATATTGGCTATTTCCAATGGAAGCATGAATTTAATCATTCCTATAAAAAATCTTGCTGGCAACGTGGCTGCATTTTTGCCAATGGGAATTTTCCTGCCCTATTTTATTAAAAGGCTAAACAGACTTAAGTCATTTACAATTACCATGACTGTCATGATCCTTAGTGTGGAAATTATACAGCTGTTCACAAGAAGAGGCAGTTTGGATATTGATGACTTTATTCTAAATATGATCGGAGCTTTAATAGGGTTTGGCTTATGGGAAGCGATGACAAACCGGAAAGTGAGAAAAAATGCAGTGAACGTATAA
- a CDS encoding YfmQ family protein, with the protein MTWAVLVSIIFVSLLKIVLTCMPTGTVNWLIRKFETHSKLDVKEVTVTIGDNRLEDEEKLQIINQFNEGIFIKKHYIHPGNEQLFLRPEISGTPIVIEFLEGEATLLVYSYKDRIDVVKQRRNKVIAYSLISDSLQSSSLAIKAS; encoded by the coding sequence ATGACATGGGCCGTATTGGTTTCAATTATTTTCGTTAGTCTGCTGAAAATTGTGCTGACCTGTATGCCGACGGGCACGGTTAATTGGCTGATCCGGAAATTTGAAACTCATTCCAAGCTTGATGTAAAAGAGGTTACAGTCACAATTGGTGATAATAGACTTGAAGATGAGGAGAAACTTCAGATTATCAATCAGTTCAATGAAGGAATATTTATTAAGAAACATTATATCCACCCTGGGAACGAACAGCTTTTTTTACGGCCGGAGATCAGTGGAACACCTATAGTTATTGAGTTTCTGGAAGGAGAAGCCACGCTGTTGGTATATAGCTATAAGGACCGCATTGATGTGGTTAAACAGCGCAGAAATAAGGTAATCGCATACAGCTTGATTTCTGATAGCCTTCAAAGCAGCTCACTGGCAATAAAGGCCAGTTAA